The following proteins come from a genomic window of Flavobacterium eburneipallidum:
- a CDS encoding helix-turn-helix domain-containing protein, translating to MEEEIKIDEDFILIRFQNNTDEVLTFQRPVQLGLIQFHFSLKGNANYIFNQGNYVLNLKEEKALLFYNTEKELPLNVQIEPKTWLISIFVSIRKFHGLFTTDAEHIPFLSKENQDKKYYNESDISPSMAIVLNQMFHYNLNPSIKNLYYKGKGYELLSLFFNRNEDPNAEQCPFLVDEENVLKIKKAKEIIIANMAEPPGLQELADQIGLTLKKLKMGFKQIYGDTVYGFLFDHKMDYARKLLDSGSYNVNEVGLKIGYSTGSHFIAAFKKKFGTTPKKYLMSINTNV from the coding sequence ATGGAAGAAGAAATAAAAATTGATGAAGATTTTATTTTAATTCGTTTTCAAAATAATACAGATGAAGTTCTAACCTTTCAACGTCCGGTTCAGTTGGGTTTAATCCAGTTTCATTTCAGTCTAAAAGGGAATGCCAATTATATTTTTAATCAAGGCAATTATGTCTTGAATTTAAAAGAAGAAAAAGCATTATTGTTTTACAACACCGAAAAAGAATTGCCTCTAAATGTACAAATTGAACCTAAAACTTGGTTGATTTCTATATTTGTTTCCATTCGGAAATTCCATGGATTGTTTACTACTGATGCAGAACATATTCCGTTTTTGAGCAAAGAAAATCAAGATAAAAAATATTATAACGAAAGTGATATAAGTCCATCAATGGCGATTGTTTTGAACCAAATGTTTCATTACAACCTGAATCCGTCCATAAAAAACTTGTATTACAAAGGCAAAGGCTACGAATTATTGAGTTTGTTTTTCAATAGAAACGAAGATCCAAATGCCGAACAATGTCCGTTTCTGGTTGATGAAGAAAATGTACTAAAAATTAAGAAAGCCAAAGAAATCATCATCGCTAATATGGCTGAACCACCCGGTTTACAAGAGTTAGCCGATCAAATAGGATTGACTTTGAAAAAACTAAAAATGGGTTTCAAGCAAATTTATGGCGACACCGTTTATGGCTTTCTATTCGATCACAAAATGGATTATGCCCGAAAATTATTGGACAGCGGATCATATAATGTGAACGAAGTCGGTTTGAAAATTGGCTACAGCACCGGAAGTCATTTTATTGCGGCTTTCAAAAAGAAATTCGGAACTACTCCAAAAAAATATTTGATGTCGATTAATACGAATGTGTAA
- a CDS encoding c-type cytochrome: MKTKNCFALLFCTSILMSCSNDNPDSLMEETPTPPTSGTKITYQQNVKSIIDNNCVSCHAATPRNGTSLSLVTYAQVKNAIQNRGLLSRISLNNGNSSLMPQGGPRLPQATIDIVAKWEQDGLLE, translated from the coding sequence ATGAAAACTAAAAACTGTTTTGCACTACTATTTTGCACCAGCATTTTGATGTCTTGCTCCAATGACAATCCCGATTCTTTGATGGAAGAAACTCCTACACCTCCCACTAGTGGAACTAAAATAACCTATCAACAAAATGTAAAATCCATTATTGATAACAATTGCGTTTCCTGCCATGCTGCAACGCCTCGAAATGGTACTTCATTGTCATTAGTGACGTATGCACAAGTAAAAAATGCCATTCAAAACCGTGGATTGTTAAGTCGAATTTCATTAAATAATGGCAATAGTTCCTTAATGCCACAAGGCGGACCAAGATTGCCTCAAGCCACGATTGATATTGTAGCAAAATGGGAACAAGATGGATTATTAGAGTAA
- the hemH gene encoding ferrochelatase, which yields MKGVLLVNLGSPESPTPKDVKPYLDEFLMDKYVIDVPFLLRALLVRGIILQTRPKKSAEAYARIWTDEGSPLIVISKKMHQKVKTLVDIPVALAMRYGTMTIKKGLQELKNKGVTEVMLMPLYPQHAMASTTTIVVLAEELRQEFFPEMTFTNVPAFYNKPDYIQALANSMKKHLEGFDYDHLLFSYHGIPKRHIRKTDVTKSHCKIDGSCCNTPSPAHEFCYRHQCYETTKQVVKLLGIPEGKYSQTFQSRLAGDKWLTPYTDVEINKMPEQGIKKLAVVTPAFVADCLETLEEIAMEANEQFLHHGGEEFMAVPCMNDEDEWCGVVGNWIKDWAK from the coding sequence ATGAAAGGAGTATTACTAGTCAATCTTGGTTCGCCAGAAAGTCCAACGCCAAAAGATGTAAAACCGTATTTAGACGAATTTTTAATGGACAAATACGTCATAGATGTTCCTTTTTTATTACGAGCCTTATTAGTTCGTGGAATCATTTTGCAAACCAGACCCAAAAAATCTGCCGAAGCTTATGCTCGAATCTGGACAGATGAAGGATCGCCATTGATAGTGATTTCGAAAAAAATGCACCAAAAAGTTAAAACCTTGGTCGATATTCCTGTGGCTTTGGCTATGCGCTACGGAACCATGACCATCAAAAAAGGGCTTCAAGAATTAAAAAACAAAGGCGTGACGGAAGTAATGCTGATGCCTTTGTATCCACAGCACGCTATGGCTTCTACTACAACCATTGTGGTTTTGGCAGAAGAATTGCGTCAGGAATTTTTCCCAGAAATGACTTTTACCAATGTTCCTGCATTTTACAACAAACCCGATTATATTCAGGCATTGGCCAATTCGATGAAAAAACATCTGGAAGGATTTGATTACGATCATTTGTTATTTTCGTATCACGGAATTCCAAAACGTCATATTCGCAAAACGGATGTAACCAAATCACATTGCAAAATTGATGGTTCTTGTTGCAATACACCCTCGCCAGCACACGAATTTTGCTACCGCCATCAATGTTATGAAACGACCAAACAAGTCGTAAAATTATTAGGAATTCCAGAGGGAAAATACAGTCAAACCTTCCAATCTCGATTAGCAGGTGACAAATGGTTAACGCCTTACACCGATGTCGAAATCAACAAAATGCCCGAACAAGGCATCAAGAAATTAGCCGTTGTAACTCCAGCTTTCGTAGCCGATTGTTTAGAAACTCTAGAAGAAATCGCCATGGAAGCCAACGAGCAATTTTTGCATCATGGTGGCGAAGAATTTATGGCTGTTCCATGTATGAATGATGAGGATGAATGGTGTGGTGTGGTTGGAAATTGGATAAAGGATTGGGCGAAATAG
- a CDS encoding uroporphyrinogen-III synthase codes for MTNSINILSTKILLSHQKLALLNAGFSVIEVNFIKTENSDFDLKDINDNLIFTSQNAAQSVLLHPKSNELKSKNVFCVGMKTKALLEENGFTVEVYLDYAADLAEIITLIYANQSYTFFSGNLRKETLPKALKAAKVNFNEIQVYETTLTPQKVKTPVDGILFFSPSAIESYLKDNKIKNEICFCIGETTAEALDHITRNIIVADQPSVENVIEDVIQEYK; via the coding sequence ATGACTAATTCAATCAACATTCTTTCCACAAAAATACTTTTGAGCCATCAAAAGCTAGCCTTATTGAATGCTGGTTTTTCAGTAATCGAAGTCAATTTTATCAAAACCGAAAACTCGGATTTTGATTTAAAAGACATCAATGATAATTTAATTTTCACGAGTCAAAATGCGGCTCAAAGTGTATTACTTCATCCAAAAAGTAATGAATTAAAATCCAAAAATGTGTTTTGTGTCGGTATGAAAACCAAAGCATTATTGGAAGAAAATGGTTTTACGGTTGAGGTTTACCTTGATTATGCTGCCGATTTAGCCGAAATAATCACTTTAATTTATGCCAACCAAAGCTATACTTTTTTCAGCGGGAATCTCCGAAAAGAAACTTTGCCAAAAGCCTTGAAAGCAGCCAAAGTCAACTTCAATGAAATTCAGGTATATGAAACCACTTTGACGCCACAAAAAGTAAAAACTCCAGTGGATGGAATCCTATTTTTTAGCCCGTCAGCCATTGAAAGTTATTTGAAAGATAATAAAATAAAAAATGAAATTTGCTTTTGCATTGGCGAAACCACCGCAGAAGCTTTAGATCATATAACAAGAAATATAATAGTCGCAGATCAGCCTTCGGTTGAAAATGTGATTGAAGATGTAATCCAAGAATATAAATAA
- the hemA gene encoding glutamyl-tRNA reductase — protein sequence MENFNMSRTTTFYAIGISYKKADATIRGKFSLDAKTKSILLKQAKAEGIESLIVTSTCNRTEIYGYANHPYELIKLLCENSNGSVQEFQEVAYIYKNQDAINHMFRVGTGLDSQILGDFEIIGQIKTSFDESRSLGLINTFLDRLINAVIQTSKRIKNETEISSGATSVSFAAVQYIIRNVENIGNKNILLFGTGEIGKNTCENLVKHTKNEHITLVNRTKSTAEIVAGKLNVIVKDYADLQEELQKADVLVVATGAQNPTIDKALLNLKKPLLILDLSIPKNVNENVQQLPDVTLIHLDYLSQITDDTLERRKQHIPAAEAIIEDMKLELNTWMNGRKYAPTIHALKAKLNDIVASELTFQRKKISNFDEEQAELISNRIIQKITNHFASHLKDENTSVDESIEFIEKVFQIGQLAPKKTTSAAEEKYKITLS from the coding sequence ATGGAAAATTTTAATATGTCCAGAACCACCACTTTTTACGCTATAGGTATAAGTTACAAAAAAGCAGATGCCACGATTAGAGGAAAATTTAGCCTAGACGCGAAGACAAAATCTATTTTATTAAAGCAAGCCAAAGCCGAAGGAATCGAATCATTGATTGTAACTTCTACTTGCAATAGAACCGAAATATACGGTTATGCCAATCATCCTTACGAATTAATCAAATTACTTTGCGAAAACAGTAATGGTTCCGTTCAGGAATTTCAAGAAGTAGCTTACATTTATAAAAACCAAGATGCTATCAATCACATGTTTCGAGTTGGAACAGGATTAGATAGCCAAATTCTAGGTGATTTTGAAATTATTGGTCAAATAAAAACCAGTTTTGATGAATCAAGATCATTGGGATTAATCAACACTTTTTTAGATCGTTTGATTAATGCTGTGATTCAAACCAGCAAAAGAATAAAAAACGAAACCGAAATTAGTTCGGGTGCCACTTCTGTTTCTTTTGCAGCCGTTCAGTATATAATCCGTAATGTAGAAAATATTGGTAACAAGAATATTTTACTTTTTGGAACTGGTGAAATTGGAAAAAACACCTGCGAAAATTTAGTAAAACACACTAAAAACGAGCATATTACATTGGTCAATAGAACTAAAAGTACCGCCGAAATTGTGGCTGGAAAACTCAATGTAATTGTAAAAGATTATGCTGATTTACAAGAAGAATTACAAAAAGCCGATGTTTTGGTTGTAGCCACTGGCGCACAAAATCCAACTATCGATAAAGCACTTTTGAATTTAAAGAAACCGTTGTTGATTTTGGATTTATCCATTCCAAAAAATGTGAACGAAAACGTGCAACAACTACCTGATGTAACCCTAATACATTTGGATTATTTGTCTCAAATAACGGATGATACGCTCGAAAGAAGAAAACAACACATTCCTGCTGCCGAAGCTATTATCGAAGACATGAAACTGGAATTGAATACCTGGATGAATGGTCGTAAATACGCACCAACCATCCACGCATTAAAAGCCAAATTAAACGATATTGTAGCCAGCGAATTGACTTTTCAACGTAAAAAAATATCTAATTTTGACGAAGAACAAGCTGAGTTGATTAGCAATAGAATCATCCAAAAAATTACCAATCATTTTGCCAGCCATCTCAAAGACGAAAACACTTCAGTAGATGAAAGCATTGAATTTATCGAAAAAGTATTCCAAATTGGGCAACTGGCTCCTAAAAAAACAACTTCGGCTGCCGAAGAAAAATATAAAATTACCCTTTCATAG
- a CDS encoding CopD family protein: MEYYNYLKSLHIIFVLTWFVGLFNIVRLFVYQIEANDKPSPEKEILQAQFKIMSYRLWYIITWPSAILASFFAFWMLFFTPMGNAWLKMPWMHVKLGFVFVLYLYHLKCQQIFGQLQRNEVKYTTTFMRLWNEGATIILFAVVFLVVLKNAFNWIYGVIGILLFSVLLMLGFKFYKRIREKNSGQ; encoded by the coding sequence ATGGAATACTACAACTATCTAAAATCCCTGCACATCATCTTTGTCTTAACCTGGTTTGTGGGTTTGTTTAATATTGTTCGTTTGTTTGTGTACCAAATCGAAGCCAACGATAAACCCTCGCCCGAAAAAGAAATTTTACAAGCACAATTCAAAATCATGAGTTATCGCTTGTGGTACATTATCACTTGGCCATCAGCAATTTTGGCCAGTTTTTTTGCATTTTGGATGTTGTTTTTTACGCCAATGGGCAATGCTTGGCTCAAAATGCCTTGGATGCACGTAAAACTTGGCTTTGTTTTTGTGTTGTATTTATACCATTTAAAATGCCAGCAAATTTTCGGTCAATTACAAAGAAACGAAGTAAAATACACCACCACTTTTATGCGCTTGTGGAACGAAGGTGCAACTATTATTTTGTTCGCTGTAGTATTTTTAGTCGTTCTAAAAAATGCTTTCAACTGGATTTATGGTGTAATCGGGATTCTATTGTTTTCGGTTTTGCTCATGCTCGGCTTTAAATTTTACAAACGAATAAGAGAAAAAAACAGTGGTCAGTAA
- the hemE gene encoding uroporphyrinogen decarboxylase → MIKNDLFLKALRGETVERPPVWMMRQAGRYLPEFRALRDKYDFFTRCETPELAAEITVQPIRIIGPDAAILFSDILVVPRAMGIHVELKDNLGPIIPNPIRTMAQVNQVYVPDVNETLGYVFDAIKLTKEMLNDEVPLIGFAGSPWTIFCYAVEGKGSKSFDTAKGFCFSNPAAAHTLLQKITDTTILYLKEKVKAGVNAVQIFDSWGGMLSPVDYQEFSWKYINQIINALADETQVIVFGKGCWFALGEMGKSRASALGVDWTCSARNARYLSGGNVTLQGNFDPSRLLSPIPTIKKMVHEMIDEFGATKYIANLGHGILPNIPVDHAKAFVDAVKEYQKK, encoded by the coding sequence ATGATAAAGAACGACCTATTTTTAAAAGCATTAAGAGGAGAAACAGTTGAACGTCCACCAGTTTGGATGATGCGTCAAGCCGGAAGATATTTACCAGAATTCAGAGCTTTGCGTGACAAATATGATTTTTTTACGCGTTGCGAAACTCCAGAATTGGCAGCAGAAATCACTGTTCAGCCTATTCGTATTATCGGACCAGATGCAGCGATTTTGTTTTCGGATATTTTGGTTGTGCCAAGAGCAATGGGAATTCACGTGGAATTGAAAGACAATTTGGGGCCAATTATTCCAAATCCAATTCGTACAATGGCACAAGTAAATCAGGTTTATGTTCCAGATGTGAATGAAACTTTAGGTTATGTTTTTGATGCCATCAAATTGACAAAAGAAATGCTGAACGATGAGGTGCCGTTAATTGGTTTCGCAGGTTCGCCTTGGACGATTTTCTGTTATGCAGTGGAAGGGAAAGGTTCTAAAAGTTTTGATACAGCTAAAGGTTTTTGTTTCTCAAACCCAGCTGCAGCGCATACTTTATTGCAAAAAATTACCGATACGACTATTTTATATTTAAAAGAAAAGGTAAAAGCAGGAGTAAACGCCGTTCAGATTTTTGACTCTTGGGGAGGAATGCTTTCGCCAGTAGATTATCAGGAGTTCTCCTGGAAATACATCAACCAAATCATTAATGCCTTGGCAGACGAAACACAAGTAATTGTTTTCGGAAAAGGGTGTTGGTTTGCCCTTGGCGAAATGGGAAAAAGTAGAGCTTCGGCTTTGGGAGTTGATTGGACGTGTTCGGCTAGAAATGCAAGATATTTATCTGGAGGAAATGTGACTTTACAAGGAAACTTCGATCCATCAAGATTGTTGTCGCCAATTCCTACAATCAAGAAAATGGTTCACGAAATGATTGACGAATTTGGAGCAACCAAATACATAGCCAATTTAGGTCACGGAATTTTACCTAATATTCCTGTAGATCACGCCAAAGCTTTTGTGGATGCTGTGAAGGAATATCAAAAGAAATAA
- a CDS encoding DUF5777 family beta-barrel protein has product MKKLLLLLLLFPLASFSQDDLLAGIDTVASKEKVTSAFKALKIVNLESTKLAAKGDLYFIVAHRFGSIKDGFEGFYGLDNANTQIKFVYGWTDWLTVSAARSELAYDFSTKYTLMHQLKDGFPVTIVGFSSLAINNTLKESLYPQLKFDDRFTYVQQLLISRKFSEKLSLEVAPTIFHENFVDNAQQDNTQYAVGIGGRYKFAKRWSLNIDYAAHVNRASNSMYKNPLSIGFDLETGGHVFQMHFTSSQGIHEAGYLAQTTGDWTKGDVFFGFNLLRVF; this is encoded by the coding sequence ATGAAAAAGCTCCTTTTACTCTTATTATTATTCCCTTTAGCGTCCTTTTCGCAAGACGATTTATTAGCAGGAATAGACACTGTTGCTTCAAAAGAAAAAGTAACTTCTGCCTTCAAAGCCTTGAAAATTGTCAATCTAGAATCGACAAAACTAGCTGCCAAAGGCGATTTGTATTTTATAGTAGCCCATAGATTTGGTTCTATAAAAGACGGCTTCGAAGGTTTTTATGGATTAGACAATGCAAACACCCAAATAAAATTTGTTTATGGATGGACAGATTGGTTAACCGTTAGCGCTGCCAGAAGCGAATTGGCTTACGATTTTTCTACAAAATATACTTTGATGCATCAATTAAAAGATGGTTTTCCGGTAACGATTGTAGGTTTTAGCAGTTTGGCGATAAATAATACGCTTAAAGAAAGTTTGTATCCTCAATTAAAATTTGACGATCGTTTTACTTATGTACAACAATTATTAATTTCTAGAAAATTTTCCGAAAAATTATCGCTTGAAGTTGCACCAACTATTTTCCATGAAAATTTTGTAGATAATGCCCAACAAGACAATACCCAATACGCTGTTGGAATTGGAGGACGCTACAAATTCGCCAAACGCTGGTCGCTCAACATTGATTATGCTGCTCATGTAAACCGAGCTTCTAATTCAATGTACAAAAATCCGCTTTCTATAGGTTTTGATTTAGAAACAGGAGGACACGTTTTCCAGATGCACTTCACCAGTTCACAAGGCATTCACGAAGCTGGTTATTTAGCACAAACTACTGGAGATTGGACAAAAGGCGATGTGTTTTTTGGATTCAATTTGTTGAGAGTTTTCTAA
- a CDS encoding ATP-binding protein, with amino-acid sequence MLKDFKISMLSLRIRIFLSMIVLIIVASVLLASISIIQFKNEAKQYHIERLEHKEDAIKENIIYVLSNTTYPLTQGNLALIFKDKIHELSDIHNLEINIYSLDGRLLKSSKSRFSIDPIAPPIPKYIIKLVQSSVDQRYVDIKNSNGKKKRSLYSLIKDDKFKPLGILNLPYVEDDSYYQAELQNFLIRLAQVYSFMLLVAFAVAYFLSSYITKSLKTISDKLSETTLNQKNEKIVLEANSKEINLLINAYNGMVDELEESALKLAQSEREEAWQEMAKQVAHEIKNPLTPMRLTVQSFQRKFDPNDPNLKQKINDYSETLIQQIDTMSSVASAFSNFASMPAQQNETLNVVDVVELTMDIFNEEYIHFKAEEEEIISIIDRTQLIRIITNLVKNAIQAIPENQENKAVCVNIKKASNNVVINVADNGIGIATENFNRIFEPKFTTKTSGMGLGLSIIKNIIENYNGTITFESQKGKGTTFTVSLPITNDSTTD; translated from the coding sequence ATGTTAAAAGACTTCAAGATATCAATGCTTTCCTTGCGAATTAGGATATTCCTTTCGATGATTGTTTTGATTATTGTAGCTTCGGTATTATTGGCTTCGATTTCGATTATTCAATTTAAGAATGAGGCGAAACAATACCATATAGAACGGTTGGAGCACAAAGAAGACGCCATAAAAGAGAACATCATTTATGTACTTTCGAACACCACTTATCCGCTAACACAGGGTAATTTAGCATTGATTTTCAAGGATAAAATTCACGAATTATCTGATATTCATAATCTTGAAATCAATATTTATAGTTTGGACGGAAGACTTTTGAAATCTTCCAAATCCCGATTTTCGATTGATCCCATTGCGCCACCCATTCCGAAATACATTATTAAACTAGTACAATCATCAGTTGACCAACGCTATGTTGACATCAAAAACAGTAACGGAAAAAAGAAACGGTCTTTGTATAGTTTAATCAAAGACGATAAATTCAAACCCCTAGGAATCCTGAATCTGCCTTATGTAGAAGACGATAGCTACTATCAGGCTGAACTGCAAAATTTCCTGATTCGATTGGCACAGGTGTATAGTTTTATGCTTTTGGTTGCTTTTGCCGTGGCTTATTTTCTTTCATCCTATATCACTAAATCGCTAAAAACCATTTCGGACAAATTGAGCGAAACGACTTTGAATCAAAAAAACGAAAAGATTGTTCTGGAAGCCAATAGCAAAGAAATCAATCTTTTGATCAATGCCTATAACGGAATGGTGGACGAACTCGAAGAAAGTGCCTTGAAATTAGCTCAAAGTGAACGAGAAGAAGCTTGGCAAGAAATGGCAAAACAAGTCGCTCACGAAATCAAAAATCCGTTAACTCCAATGCGATTGACGGTACAGAGTTTCCAAAGAAAATTTGATCCAAACGATCCAAATCTAAAACAAAAAATCAACGATTATTCTGAAACTTTGATTCAGCAAATCGATACGATGAGTTCGGTAGCTTCGGCATTTTCTAACTTTGCTTCGATGCCTGCGCAACAAAACGAAACCCTAAATGTAGTTGATGTGGTCGAATTGACTATGGATATTTTCAACGAAGAATACATTCATTTCAAAGCAGAAGAAGAAGAAATTATTTCGATAATTGACCGAACACAACTCATTCGGATTATTACCAATTTGGTTAAAAATGCGATTCAGGCGATTCCCGAAAATCAGGAAAATAAGGCTGTTTGTGTCAATATCAAAAAAGCATCCAACAATGTAGTTATCAATGTTGCCGATAATGGAATTGGAATTGCAACCGAAAATTTCAATCGCATTTTCGAACCCAAATTCACCACAAAAACCAGCGGAATGGGATTGGGTTTGAGCATCATCAAAAACATTATCGAAAATTATAACGGAACCATTACCTTCGAATCTCAAAAAGGAAAAGGGACTACTTTTACCGTTTCTTTGCCTATTACAAACGATTCTACCACGGATTAA
- a CDS encoding OB-fold protein, with translation MKKKILFGIVILLAISFFAYRYTYQDHRDISSEEATYVVSIPELKKEFWTNDSLALSKYQNQTIEVAATVTAIDSENKAVVLDNNLFATFTDSLPKAIISGKKLKIKGRFLGYDELLEEFKMDQSSIIQ, from the coding sequence ATGAAGAAAAAAATACTATTCGGAATTGTCATTCTACTGGCGATTTCCTTTTTCGCCTATCGGTACACTTACCAAGACCACAGAGATATTAGTTCTGAAGAAGCTACTTATGTGGTTAGCATTCCTGAATTGAAAAAAGAATTTTGGACAAATGATAGTTTGGCTTTAAGCAAATACCAAAACCAAACCATTGAAGTAGCAGCAACTGTAACCGCAATTGATTCTGAAAATAAAGCTGTCGTTCTTGACAACAATCTCTTTGCTACGTTCACCGATAGTTTGCCCAAAGCCATTATTTCAGGCAAAAAACTAAAAATCAAAGGACGATTTCTTGGCTATGACGAACTGCTGGAAGAATTCAAAATGGATCAAAGTTCGATTATTCAATAA
- the hemC gene encoding hydroxymethylbilane synthase → MAQKVIRIGTRDSELALWQAHTVEKKLNDLGYKTEIIAVKSQGDIILDKPLYELGITGIFTKTLDIAMINGQVDIAVHSLKDVPTALPIGIVQAAVLERANTLDILVHKGNLDFLEENGTIATGSLRRQAMWLNKYPNHTVVDLRGNVNTRMQKLKENDWNGAVFAAAGLERINLKPTDFIDLDWMIPAPAQGAMVIVAMQNDDFTLDAVSQLNHVETEICTYIERQFLKKLEGGCTAPIGALATYCELEDTFTFKGVLLSIDGKQQLEIEKTVDVSEWKKLGFNCANEILENGGAELMKKIKESLKN, encoded by the coding sequence ATGGCTCAAAAAGTTATTAGAATAGGAACTCGCGATAGCGAATTAGCACTTTGGCAAGCCCATACCGTCGAAAAGAAACTAAACGATTTAGGATATAAAACCGAAATTATTGCCGTAAAATCGCAAGGAGATATTATTCTCGACAAACCCCTTTACGAACTCGGAATTACAGGAATTTTCACCAAAACATTAGACATTGCCATGATAAATGGTCAAGTTGATATTGCTGTACATTCTTTGAAAGATGTGCCAACAGCTTTACCAATTGGGATTGTTCAGGCGGCGGTTCTCGAAAGAGCTAACACTTTAGATATTTTGGTTCACAAAGGAAACCTTGATTTTCTGGAAGAAAATGGAACAATCGCTACAGGAAGTCTGCGTCGTCAGGCGATGTGGTTGAATAAATATCCTAATCATACCGTAGTCGATTTGCGTGGCAACGTAAATACGCGAATGCAAAAACTCAAAGAAAACGATTGGAATGGAGCCGTTTTTGCAGCTGCAGGTTTAGAAAGAATCAACCTCAAACCAACCGATTTTATCGATTTAGACTGGATGATTCCCGCACCAGCTCAAGGTGCAATGGTAATCGTAGCGATGCAAAACGACGATTTTACTTTGGATGCTGTTTCTCAATTGAATCATGTAGAAACTGAAATCTGTACTTATATAGAAAGACAATTTTTAAAAAAACTAGAAGGCGGTTGTACAGCCCCAATTGGAGCATTGGCAACTTATTGCGAACTGGAAGACACTTTCACTTTCAAAGGTGTTTTACTGTCTATCGATGGAAAACAGCAATTGGAAATTGAAAAAACTGTAGATGTCAGCGAATGGAAAAAACTAGGATTTAATTGTGCCAATGAAATCCTCGAAAATGGTGGTGCGGAGTTGATGAAAAAGATTAAGGAAAGTTTGAAGAATTAA
- a CDS encoding YceI family protein: protein MKKIITLVMLWASIMTVAQEKMICKSGVITFEASVPSFEEVKATNNSVTVVLNPKTGEIASLALLKGFRFKVALMEEHFNENYVESDQYPKAVFKGKIENFDTKSLTSTPKDFTINGKLELHGKTVAIKTIARISQSNSGINLVSNFSVNASDFDISIPTIVKNKVSNKIKIQLTAVFK, encoded by the coding sequence ATGAAAAAAATTATCACATTAGTAATGCTGTGGGCCTCAATTATGACTGTCGCTCAAGAAAAAATGATTTGCAAATCAGGAGTGATTACTTTTGAAGCTTCTGTTCCTTCGTTTGAAGAAGTAAAAGCAACAAACAATAGCGTTACTGTAGTTCTAAATCCAAAAACGGGTGAAATTGCCAGTTTGGCTTTACTGAAAGGATTCCGATTTAAAGTCGCTTTGATGGAAGAGCATTTCAACGAAAATTATGTAGAAAGCGATCAATATCCTAAAGCTGTTTTCAAGGGTAAAATAGAAAATTTTGATACCAAAAGTCTAACTTCAACACCCAAGGATTTTACCATCAACGGAAAACTAGAACTTCACGGAAAAACGGTTGCCATCAAAACCATTGCCCGAATAAGTCAATCGAATTCAGGGATAAATTTAGTGTCCAATTTTTCAGTAAATGCGAGCGATTTTGATATTTCGATTCCAACGATTGTCAAAAATAAAGTATCCAATAAAATTAAAATCCAACTCACTGCCGTGTTCAAATAA